The following coding sequences lie in one Rutidosis leptorrhynchoides isolate AG116_Rl617_1_P2 chromosome 6, CSIRO_AGI_Rlap_v1, whole genome shotgun sequence genomic window:
- the LOC139853240 gene encoding UPF0057 membrane protein At2g24040-like, with protein sequence MSTGCALLLEIIFALLFPPLGVCLRYGCCTAEFFICLLLTLLGFLPGIIYALYAIVLVNPDRDDRYYTLA encoded by the exons ATGTCAACCGGTTGTGCTCTGTTGCTCGAGATCATATTCGCACTCCTTTTCCCCCCTCTAGGAGTTTGCCTCCGATACGGATGCTGCACC GCGGAATTCTTCATATGCTTGTTGTTGACTTTATTGGGTTTTCTTCCTGGTATAATCTATGCCCTTTACGCTATCGTACTAGTCAATCCGGATCGTGACGATCGCTACTATACGCTTGCGTAA